From the Pseudarthrobacter sp. MM222 genome, one window contains:
- a CDS encoding phosphodiester glycosidase family protein has protein sequence MTPEKNTHRKGGRVRRAVLAGALALTLSAGGATAWALDRFVFEHVEISDVAAYEASRGVTSGTADTAVAAAETTDSSYTSADSNINISTVVTGSGDSTVTYYVADVVLSDATVLQSAFADNSFGGNITETTSATAADHDAVFAINGDYYGFRDTGIVIRNGVVYRDEGARQGLAFYRDGTVEVYDETSTTAAQLVADGVWNTLSFGPAVLEDSQVVDGIEDVEVDANVGNHSIQGEQPRTAVGVLGTNHLAFVVVDGRSPGYSAGVTMTGLAEILQGLGATTAYNLDGGGSSTMYFNGQLVNNPLGQNKERGTSDILYIGQ, from the coding sequence ATGACACCTGAGAAGAACACCCACCGTAAGGGCGGCCGCGTGCGGCGCGCCGTGCTGGCCGGAGCCCTGGCCCTGACTCTCTCGGCGGGAGGCGCCACCGCCTGGGCGCTGGACCGCTTCGTCTTTGAGCATGTCGAGATCTCCGACGTCGCAGCCTACGAGGCAAGCCGGGGCGTAACGTCCGGCACGGCGGACACGGCGGTTGCCGCGGCCGAGACCACGGACAGTTCATACACTTCGGCGGACTCGAACATCAACATCTCCACGGTCGTGACCGGCAGCGGCGACAGCACTGTCACCTACTACGTGGCCGACGTCGTCCTCAGCGATGCCACCGTCCTGCAGTCCGCGTTTGCCGACAACAGTTTTGGCGGGAACATCACGGAGACCACCTCGGCCACCGCGGCCGACCACGACGCCGTCTTCGCCATCAACGGCGACTACTACGGTTTCCGGGACACCGGAATCGTCATCCGCAACGGCGTCGTCTACCGGGACGAGGGCGCGCGGCAGGGGCTGGCCTTCTACCGGGACGGCACCGTGGAGGTCTACGACGAAACCAGCACCACGGCCGCCCAACTCGTGGCCGACGGCGTCTGGAACACACTGTCGTTCGGACCGGCCGTCCTTGAGGACAGCCAGGTCGTGGACGGCATTGAGGACGTGGAAGTGGACGCGAACGTCGGCAACCACTCCATCCAGGGCGAACAGCCCCGGACGGCCGTGGGAGTTCTCGGCACCAACCACCTCGCCTTCGTCGTGGTGGACGGCCGCAGCCCCGGCTACAGTGCCGGCGTCACCATGACCGGACTCGCGGAAATTCTGCAGGGGCTCGGCGCCACCACCGCGTACAACCTGGACGGCGGCGGGTCCTCCACCATGTATTTCAACGGCCAGCTCGTCAACAACCCGCTCGGCCAGAACAAGGAACGCGGCACCTCCGACATCCTCTACATAGGACAGTGA
- a CDS encoding VOC family protein: MQPRVDLISLGVRSVDASRRFYVDGLKWPVHREVPGEVLFIQANHGLLLSLWDAGQMRSEAATDPPAGIPCITLSHNLGSAAEVDVVMADAETAGATIVAAAKTQPWGGYTGYFADPDGYRWEVAFNPTWAVDAGGRVTL; the protein is encoded by the coding sequence ATGCAGCCACGAGTCGACTTAATTTCACTCGGCGTCCGCAGTGTTGACGCCTCCCGCCGCTTCTATGTTGATGGCCTAAAATGGCCCGTCCACCGGGAGGTTCCGGGCGAAGTCCTCTTCATCCAGGCCAATCACGGCCTGCTCCTTTCGCTTTGGGATGCGGGCCAGATGCGGTCCGAGGCGGCCACCGATCCCCCGGCCGGCATTCCATGCATCACGCTGAGCCACAACCTTGGCAGTGCCGCGGAAGTCGACGTCGTGATGGCGGACGCAGAGACGGCCGGTGCCACCATTGTCGCCGCGGCCAAGACCCAGCCCTGGGGCGGCTACACGGGCTACTTTGCCGACCCTGACGGCTACCGCTGGGAGGTCGCCTTCAATCCCACCTGGGCGGTCGACGCCGGCGGCCGGGTAACGCTGTGA
- a CDS encoding MBL fold metallo-hydrolase has protein sequence MRIDRLVTSGTFSLDGGTWDVDNNVWVVGNDAECIVIDPAHDAAAIETAVAGRTVRAILLTHGHDDHIAAVGQFRRLVNAPVYLNREDWMLWDSVFPGTEPQHAIADGDTFDVAGARLVALHTPGHSPGSMCFSLQSEGTVFSGDTLFQGGPGATGRSYSDFPTIIESIRTRLLTLPAETVVLTGHGDPTTIGAEAPQLEEWIARGH, from the coding sequence GTGCGGATCGATCGCCTGGTCACCTCGGGCACGTTTTCGCTCGACGGCGGCACCTGGGATGTCGACAACAACGTCTGGGTCGTCGGCAACGACGCAGAATGCATCGTGATCGACCCGGCGCACGACGCGGCCGCCATCGAGACAGCGGTTGCGGGCCGGACCGTGCGGGCAATCCTGTTGACGCACGGCCACGATGACCACATCGCCGCCGTCGGCCAGTTCCGTCGGCTCGTCAACGCTCCGGTGTACCTGAACCGCGAGGACTGGATGCTGTGGGACAGTGTGTTCCCGGGCACCGAGCCCCAGCACGCCATCGCGGACGGGGACACCTTCGACGTCGCCGGGGCACGCCTTGTGGCGCTGCACACGCCGGGGCATTCGCCGGGCTCCATGTGCTTCTCCCTGCAAAGCGAGGGCACAGTCTTCAGCGGCGACACCCTGTTCCAGGGCGGCCCCGGCGCCACAGGCCGTTCCTATAGCGATTTCCCCACCATTATCGAATCCATCCGGACGCGTCTGCTGACCCTCCCGGCGGAGACGGTGGTGTTGACCGGCCACGGCGATCCGACGACGATCGGCGCCGAGGCGCCGCAGCTGGAGGAATGGATCGCCCGGGGGCACTAG
- a CDS encoding chorismate mutase has protein sequence MHMSTNHADDKTAQADREQLAAVRVAVDEVDEQIVALIGRRERLIRIAGTLKADSAEVRAPGRVERVIEHVKATAEHKDIDVDLVEKTYRAMIDAFITLELEVYKAGS, from the coding sequence ATGCACATGTCCACAAATCACGCAGACGACAAGACCGCCCAGGCCGACCGGGAACAGCTCGCCGCAGTGCGGGTAGCAGTCGATGAGGTCGACGAGCAGATTGTGGCCCTGATTGGACGCCGGGAACGGCTGATCCGGATCGCCGGCACCCTCAAGGCCGACAGCGCCGAAGTGCGGGCACCGGGGCGGGTGGAGCGGGTCATCGAACACGTCAAGGCGACGGCGGAACACAAGGACATCGACGTCGACCTGGTGGAAAAGACGTACCGGGCCATGATCGATGCCTTCATCACGCTGGAGCTGGAAGTCTACAAGGCCGGCTCCTAG
- a CDS encoding DUF6504 family protein, whose amino-acid sequence MGMFSESVDVVCTPSGAPAELDWAGRHYTVCAEPVRWYERRQWWAEEQRAPLGSGPGLVDSEIWRVQVRQTDSPDPETLTLDLTRSVGSGRWRLLRIHDALLPPKSA is encoded by the coding sequence TTGGGCATGTTCAGCGAGTCAGTCGACGTCGTGTGCACACCCTCCGGTGCCCCGGCGGAGCTGGACTGGGCAGGCCGGCACTACACCGTCTGCGCCGAACCGGTCCGCTGGTACGAGCGGCGCCAATGGTGGGCCGAAGAACAGCGGGCACCGCTGGGGAGCGGCCCAGGGCTGGTGGACTCCGAGATCTGGCGGGTCCAGGTACGCCAGACAGATTCACCCGATCCGGAAACCCTCACCCTTGACCTGACCCGCTCAGTCGGCAGCGGCCGTTGGCGGCTGCTTAGGATCCACGACGCCCTGCTTCCACCGAAATCAGCATGA
- a CDS encoding lipoate--protein ligase family protein encodes MPEAAGGPRTLTIVRQEDSLGAAGDLDFAIELLQRVKTGAVGPMLRLYRPVPTVAFGQRDTHLPGFEAAAQACRELGFEPLVRKAGGRAAAYHQGTLVIDHLEPERDAIAGAKGRFSFFGELLARALRGAGVDAAVGEIPGEYCPGEFSVHGQDPEFPQHQVKLVGTAQRVVAGGWLFSSVIVVENSAPIRAVLEASYAALGLDWDPATAGAVNDLVPHLDVDAIEAAVIETYARYAQLSYGAFAGLRG; translated from the coding sequence ATGCCGGAGGCCGCTGGCGGACCACGGACGCTGACGATTGTCCGGCAGGAGGATTCGCTCGGCGCGGCCGGGGACCTGGACTTCGCCATCGAGCTGCTGCAGAGGGTCAAGACCGGTGCCGTCGGGCCCATGCTCCGCCTCTACCGTCCGGTGCCCACCGTGGCGTTCGGGCAGCGGGACACGCATCTTCCGGGCTTCGAGGCCGCGGCCCAAGCGTGCCGCGAACTGGGCTTTGAGCCGCTGGTCCGCAAGGCCGGCGGCCGGGCCGCGGCCTACCATCAGGGGACTCTGGTAATCGACCACCTGGAACCGGAACGGGACGCGATCGCCGGCGCCAAGGGCCGGTTCTCCTTCTTCGGCGAACTGCTCGCGCGGGCACTTCGCGGCGCCGGCGTCGACGCCGCCGTCGGCGAGATCCCCGGCGAATACTGCCCCGGGGAGTTCAGCGTGCACGGCCAGGATCCGGAATTTCCGCAGCACCAGGTGAAGCTGGTCGGCACCGCCCAGCGGGTGGTCGCCGGCGGCTGGCTGTTCAGTTCCGTGATCGTGGTGGAGAACTCGGCCCCGATCCGGGCCGTCCTGGAAGCCAGTTACGCCGCGCTCGGCCTGGACTGGGACCCGGCGACGGCGGGCGCCGTCAACGACCTCGTCCCGCACCTGGATGTGGACGCCATCGAGGCGGCTGTCATTGAAACGTACGCCCGCTACGCGCAGCTCAGCTACGGAGCATTCGCCGGCCTGCGCGGCTGA
- a CDS encoding S-(hydroxymethyl)mycothiol dehydrogenase: MVHKVKGVVARSKGAPVTVETILVPDPGPGEALVDILTSGVCHTDLHYKLGAINDDFPFLLGHEATGVVSAVGPDVTEVAPGDRVVLNWRAVCGDCRACRRGKPQYCFNTHNATQKMTLEDGTELTGALGIGAFAEKTLVAAGQCTKVDPEADPAAIGLLGCGVMAGLGAAINTGNVSLGDSVAVIGCGGVGTAAVAGAALAGATTVIAVDIDARKLERAKELGATHIVDSSKVDPVEAIRELTGGFGADVVIDAVGRPETYKQAFYARDLAGTVVLVGVPSPDMTLELPLLDVFGRGGALKSSWYGDCLPSRDFPMLISLYRQGKLDLDAFVTERITIDEVEEAFDKMHAGSVLRSVVEL; encoded by the coding sequence ATGGTCCACAAAGTCAAAGGCGTAGTAGCCCGCTCCAAGGGAGCGCCCGTCACAGTGGAGACCATCCTGGTCCCTGATCCCGGACCCGGCGAAGCACTGGTGGATATCCTCACCAGCGGCGTCTGCCACACCGATTTGCACTACAAGCTCGGGGCCATCAATGACGACTTCCCGTTCCTGCTGGGCCATGAGGCCACCGGCGTTGTCAGCGCCGTCGGACCGGACGTCACCGAGGTGGCCCCCGGCGACCGCGTGGTCCTGAACTGGCGTGCCGTCTGCGGCGACTGCCGGGCCTGCCGCCGCGGCAAGCCGCAGTACTGCTTCAACACCCACAACGCCACGCAGAAGATGACGCTGGAGGACGGCACCGAACTCACGGGTGCCCTGGGCATCGGTGCCTTCGCCGAAAAGACCCTCGTGGCCGCCGGCCAGTGCACCAAAGTCGACCCCGAAGCCGACCCGGCCGCCATCGGCCTGCTGGGCTGCGGTGTCATGGCCGGCCTCGGCGCCGCCATCAACACCGGAAACGTCTCGCTTGGCGATTCCGTCGCGGTCATCGGCTGCGGCGGAGTGGGCACGGCAGCCGTCGCCGGAGCTGCGCTCGCCGGTGCCACCACTGTGATTGCGGTGGACATCGACGCCAGGAAGCTCGAACGTGCCAAGGAACTGGGCGCCACCCACATCGTTGACTCCTCCAAGGTCGACCCGGTCGAGGCGATCCGCGAACTCACCGGCGGCTTCGGCGCCGACGTCGTAATCGACGCCGTCGGACGTCCCGAGACGTACAAGCAAGCGTTTTACGCCCGCGACCTCGCCGGCACGGTCGTCCTGGTGGGCGTGCCGAGCCCGGACATGACCCTGGAACTCCCGCTCCTGGACGTTTTCGGGCGCGGCGGCGCGCTGAAGTCCTCCTGGTACGGCGACTGCCTGCCCTCACGCGACTTCCCGATGCTGATCAGCCTCTACCGGCAGGGCAAGCTGGATCTCGATGCTTTCGTCACCGAACGAATCACCATCGACGAGGTCGAGGAAGCATTCGACAAGATGCATGCCGGCTCCGTGCTGCGCTCGGTGGTCGAACTGTGA
- a CDS encoding SOS response-associated peptidase translates to MARAVGDLLAEFDAELEEEIAIPPSWNVAPTADVPVLLERLVDGEPVRQLHLARWGLVPSWAKDPGIGSKMINARSESVLEKPAFRKATRSRRCAVPADGYYEWKGEGRSKQPYYVHPKDGRPIVFAGLYEWWKDPSKADDDPERWLLSTSILTTDSPPEGYAGGMLAELTALHDRVPLPMDRETMQDWLDPHADDAAALVGLVRAGAHDVAEGWTIDAVGTAVGNVKNDSPELIQPVGSLF, encoded by the coding sequence ATGGCCCGGGCCGTCGGAGACCTGTTGGCCGAGTTCGACGCCGAACTCGAGGAGGAAATCGCGATCCCGCCATCGTGGAATGTGGCCCCGACCGCGGACGTGCCGGTCCTCCTGGAACGGCTGGTGGACGGTGAGCCGGTCCGCCAGCTGCACCTGGCGCGGTGGGGCCTGGTGCCGTCCTGGGCGAAGGACCCGGGCATCGGCTCGAAGATGATCAACGCCCGCAGCGAAAGCGTGCTGGAGAAGCCTGCGTTCCGGAAAGCCACGCGCTCACGGCGCTGCGCTGTCCCCGCCGACGGCTATTACGAATGGAAGGGCGAGGGCCGGAGCAAGCAGCCCTATTACGTGCACCCGAAGGATGGGCGCCCCATTGTCTTCGCCGGGCTCTATGAATGGTGGAAGGACCCGTCAAAGGCCGACGACGACCCGGAGCGCTGGTTGCTCTCGACCTCGATTCTGACCACTGACTCGCCGCCGGAAGGATACGCCGGGGGGATGCTGGCCGAACTGACCGCGCTGCATGACCGGGTGCCGCTGCCAATGGACCGCGAGACCATGCAGGACTGGCTGGACCCGCACGCCGACGACGCCGCCGCCCTCGTGGGGCTGGTCCGGGCGGGGGCGCATGACGTTGCGGAGGGCTGGACGATCGACGCCGTTGGCACCGCCGTGGGGAACGTGAAGAACGACTCCCCGGAGCTCATCCAGCCGGTAGGAAGCCTGTTCTAG
- a CDS encoding DNA polymerase III subunit alpha: MSFTHLHVSTAFSAHYGVSWPDELAAAAAADGATALACTDRDGLYGTVKHLKACMAAGLDPIVGVDLAVFADDGDLRTQVGGRVLVLAHGHNNGAGYRALCRLISDAHARTTGKAGGAVPVAVTRAELASRTLHPETLQPVLTVLIGPDSDVGREMGGRRYLRPRTLFKRWLDAMPPGTLAAEVVTQLSPPGEPLSTAHAVRMLKLAAEHGVPAVLSNAVRYVAEDGAATADVLDSARTLKSLPELSAAPLLQPNGQGWLKSAAQMLQLGKEIMQAAGYGTADLKRLMAQTEALADRCRMDPVRDMGWKQPVVPEASVIGIAGDPLVELSQRCEAGISRRFPGIAGKAAEQLRSRLGHELRIIDSLGFASYFLTVAEVSRMIIDMGVRAAARGSGASSLVNYLIDVSQVNPLQHDLIFERFLSRDRATLPDIDIDVESAERHNVYRKIFERFGAERVTLMSMQNGYRARGAVRDAGLALGMEEGEIGDIAKQLWRFSARNFREALEEKPELKEFAGRVEQRDFTGNQQLDLLVDLTERLDRLPRHISMHPCGVILGDATLLDRTPVQPSGLGLPMSQFDKHDMDPMGMLKLDVLGVRMQSAMAFAVREVIRLHPSKAEVVAAGAHPAGPDGTGPDYISPDGSIDLNAVPLDDEPTYELIRSTHTLGCFQIESPGQRELIGKLAPREFNDLIIDISLFRPGPMKSDMVRPFLEHRHGFAPEVYPHPDLKPVLQETHGVTVFHEQILKTFDVMTGCGLARADEFRRALGNEVLEGRVEEFFRKEARARKYSPEVVDQVWGTLKAFGSFGFCKAHGAAFAVPTYQSAWLKTHHPEAFLAGLWEHDPGMYPKRLLVAEARRLGIPILPLDINLSQAEYRVERVAAGPDRGKLGIRLSLNGIYGLSGAELKRIVAGQPYDSLADLRARSRLSKPSIQRLAQLGAFDSLHRASGNSGNRADLVQHLQSLQGRPQRKGTEVIDGQLSLPLGDVELSNLKAALPAPTLVDTVRAELDLMAMDVSDHLMSSHRPLLDRLGVTTADKLLGLRNGTEVLVAGVRVATQTPPMRGGRRVVFISIDDGTGCVDSVFFHEAQEQAGPLLFGTRLLLIRGTTRRTGPRGISISASMAWDLSNTGTLPFPEPASGRPVYREPEPPGALDGITRNLAITGFGG, translated from the coding sequence ATGAGCTTCACCCATCTCCACGTCTCAACCGCCTTCAGCGCCCATTACGGGGTTTCCTGGCCGGATGAACTGGCTGCCGCGGCTGCGGCTGACGGAGCAACCGCGCTTGCCTGCACAGACCGCGACGGCCTGTACGGGACGGTCAAGCACCTGAAGGCCTGCATGGCAGCGGGACTTGATCCGATCGTCGGCGTCGACCTTGCTGTCTTTGCCGACGACGGCGACCTCCGCACCCAGGTGGGGGGACGGGTCCTGGTCCTGGCCCACGGGCATAACAACGGCGCCGGCTACCGGGCGCTGTGCCGGCTGATCTCCGACGCTCATGCGCGCACCACCGGCAAGGCCGGAGGAGCGGTGCCTGTCGCCGTGACCAGGGCGGAGCTGGCTTCCCGGACCCTTCACCCCGAAACACTGCAACCGGTCCTGACCGTCCTGATCGGGCCGGACTCCGACGTCGGACGGGAAATGGGCGGCAGGCGCTACCTGCGCCCCCGCACCCTGTTCAAGCGCTGGCTGGACGCCATGCCGCCCGGGACGCTCGCCGCCGAGGTGGTCACGCAGCTTAGCCCGCCCGGGGAGCCGCTGAGCACCGCCCACGCGGTGCGGATGCTCAAACTCGCCGCCGAGCACGGCGTGCCTGCCGTGCTAAGCAATGCCGTGCGCTACGTCGCCGAAGACGGGGCCGCCACCGCCGATGTGCTGGATTCGGCCCGGACGCTGAAATCCCTGCCGGAGCTTTCCGCCGCCCCGTTGCTCCAGCCCAACGGGCAGGGCTGGCTCAAATCGGCGGCGCAGATGCTGCAGCTGGGCAAAGAGATCATGCAGGCGGCGGGATACGGTACCGCGGACCTGAAACGGCTGATGGCTCAGACCGAGGCGCTCGCGGACCGTTGCCGGATGGACCCGGTCCGCGACATGGGATGGAAGCAGCCGGTGGTTCCGGAGGCGTCGGTGATCGGAATTGCCGGGGACCCCCTCGTCGAGCTCAGCCAGCGGTGCGAGGCAGGCATCAGCCGCCGTTTCCCGGGAATCGCCGGTAAAGCCGCCGAGCAGCTGCGCAGCCGGCTCGGACACGAGCTGCGGATCATCGACAGCCTGGGCTTCGCCTCCTATTTCCTCACCGTCGCCGAGGTGTCCCGGATGATCATTGACATGGGCGTCCGGGCCGCAGCCCGGGGATCCGGGGCTTCCAGCCTGGTCAATTACCTGATCGACGTCAGCCAGGTGAACCCCCTGCAGCACGACCTCATCTTCGAACGCTTCCTGTCCCGGGACCGGGCCACCCTGCCGGATATCGACATCGACGTCGAAAGCGCCGAACGGCACAACGTCTACCGGAAGATCTTTGAGCGCTTCGGTGCTGAACGCGTCACGTTGATGAGCATGCAGAACGGCTACCGCGCTCGCGGTGCAGTACGGGATGCCGGACTGGCTCTGGGCATGGAGGAAGGCGAAATCGGGGACATCGCCAAACAGCTCTGGCGCTTCTCGGCCCGCAATTTCCGTGAGGCGCTCGAGGAGAAACCGGAGCTGAAGGAATTCGCTGGCCGGGTGGAACAACGGGACTTCACCGGAAACCAGCAACTGGATCTTCTCGTGGATCTCACCGAACGGCTGGACCGGCTCCCGCGCCACATCTCCATGCACCCATGCGGCGTCATCCTCGGCGACGCCACCCTGCTGGACCGCACCCCGGTCCAGCCCAGCGGTCTGGGACTGCCGATGAGCCAGTTCGACAAGCACGACATGGACCCCATGGGCATGCTCAAACTCGATGTGCTGGGGGTTCGGATGCAGAGCGCCATGGCCTTCGCCGTCCGCGAGGTCATCCGGCTGCACCCCTCCAAGGCCGAGGTAGTGGCGGCCGGGGCGCACCCGGCCGGACCGGATGGCACGGGACCCGATTACATTTCACCGGACGGGAGCATCGACCTCAACGCCGTACCGCTCGATGACGAACCCACCTACGAACTGATCCGCAGCACCCACACCCTTGGCTGTTTCCAGATCGAGTCTCCGGGCCAGCGCGAGCTCATCGGCAAGCTGGCGCCCCGGGAATTCAACGACCTCATCATCGACATCTCGCTGTTCCGCCCGGGGCCGATGAAATCGGACATGGTCCGGCCCTTCCTGGAGCACCGGCACGGCTTCGCGCCGGAGGTCTATCCGCACCCGGACCTCAAACCGGTCCTCCAGGAGACCCACGGTGTCACCGTGTTCCACGAGCAGATCCTGAAGACCTTCGACGTGATGACCGGCTGCGGACTGGCGCGGGCCGACGAATTCCGCCGGGCGCTCGGCAACGAGGTACTGGAAGGCAGGGTAGAGGAGTTTTTCCGGAAGGAAGCCCGGGCACGGAAATACAGCCCCGAGGTGGTCGACCAAGTCTGGGGGACGCTGAAGGCTTTCGGCAGCTTCGGCTTTTGCAAAGCCCACGGTGCCGCCTTTGCCGTACCCACGTACCAGTCGGCCTGGCTCAAGACCCACCACCCGGAGGCGTTCCTCGCCGGGCTGTGGGAGCACGATCCCGGGATGTATCCCAAGCGCCTCCTGGTCGCGGAGGCGCGGCGGCTGGGGATCCCGATCCTGCCCCTGGACATCAACCTAAGCCAGGCCGAGTACCGGGTGGAGCGGGTGGCAGCCGGGCCGGACCGCGGCAAACTGGGCATCCGGCTGAGCCTGAACGGCATTTACGGGCTCTCCGGCGCCGAGCTGAAGCGGATCGTGGCGGGACAGCCATACGACTCCCTCGCGGACCTGCGCGCCCGGTCCCGGCTGAGCAAGCCGAGCATCCAGCGGCTGGCCCAGCTGGGTGCCTTCGATTCCCTGCACAGGGCGTCGGGGAATTCCGGCAACCGCGCTGACCTGGTCCAGCACCTGCAGAGCCTGCAGGGCCGGCCCCAGCGGAAGGGGACCGAGGTGATTGACGGCCAGCTGTCACTGCCGCTGGGCGACGTCGAACTCAGCAACCTGAAGGCCGCCCTACCGGCCCCCACCCTGGTGGACACCGTCCGGGCGGAACTGGATCTGATGGCCATGGACGTCAGCGATCACCTGATGTCCAGCCACCGGCCGCTGCTGGACCGGTTGGGGGTCACCACTGCCGACAAACTGCTGGGGTTGCGCAACGGCACCGAGGTGCTGGTGGCCGGCGTCCGGGTCGCCACCCAGACCCCGCCTATGCGGGGCGGCCGCCGGGTGGTGTTCATCAGCATCGACGACGGCACGGGCTGCGTGGATTCGGTCTTCTTCCATGAGGCCCAGGAACAGGCAGGCCCCTTGCTGTTCGGCACCCGGCTGCTGCTGATCCGCGGAACCACCCGTCGGACCGGCCCGCGGGGGATCAGCATCAGCGCCAGCATGGCCTGGGACCTCAGCAACACCGGGACCCTGCCGTTCCCGGAGCCGGCCTCCGGCCGGCCGGTCTACCGGGAACCTGAGCCTCCTGGCGCGCTGGACGGGATCACCCGGAACCTGGCCATCACCGGGTTTGGCGGCTGA
- a CDS encoding DUF2177 family protein codes for MIILQFLVVAAAFAVLDSVWLKSTSKFYRRNLGHLMADKPHLGYAVVFYVLYIIGILFFALQPALDGGTWLTALGYGAALGTFAYATYDLTNAATLKKWPLSIVVADILWGAVLTGLATVVGWLVFH; via the coding sequence ATGATCATCTTGCAGTTCCTCGTTGTTGCCGCCGCATTTGCCGTTCTCGATTCCGTCTGGCTTAAGTCGACGAGCAAGTTTTACCGGCGGAACCTGGGGCACCTCATGGCGGACAAGCCCCATCTAGGGTACGCCGTCGTCTTCTACGTCCTGTACATCATCGGGATCCTCTTCTTCGCGCTGCAGCCGGCGCTCGACGGCGGCACTTGGCTCACCGCGCTGGGCTACGGCGCCGCCCTCGGAACCTTCGCCTACGCCACCTATGACCTCACCAACGCCGCGACCCTCAAAAAGTGGCCCCTCAGCATCGTCGTGGCGGACATCCTCTGGGGTGCCGTGCTGACCGGACTCGCCACAGTTGTGGGCTGGCTCGTCTTCCACTAG
- a CDS encoding thioesterase family protein: MTAVLPELAEGDFYYEVLGEGRFRSTIHAQGAWNEHEQHMAPASGILADCLDRHEPRADMRMARLSYEILGLIPGGEFEVTTRTLRPGRTIELVQAELVAGGRVAIRATAWRMLMSDTSAIAAFEDPRIPAPEACEPYDAANVWPGGYIASLRMRIAEGHRAGSGTVWLHTEHPLTDKGDSSELARLVGLVDTANGIAARVPPGKGSYAFPNLDLQIHMYRRPEGEWLGLDNEVSFGTDGIGLTSTVLHDLQGPFGRAEQILTLRAS; the protein is encoded by the coding sequence TTGACTGCTGTATTACCGGAGCTTGCCGAGGGCGACTTCTACTATGAGGTGCTGGGGGAAGGTCGATTCCGCTCCACCATCCATGCGCAGGGTGCGTGGAATGAGCACGAGCAGCACATGGCGCCCGCGTCCGGGATCCTGGCGGACTGCCTGGACCGGCACGAGCCCCGCGCTGACATGCGTATGGCCCGCCTGAGCTATGAGATCCTCGGCCTGATCCCCGGTGGCGAGTTCGAGGTCACCACCAGGACGCTCCGCCCGGGGCGGACCATCGAGCTGGTGCAGGCCGAGCTCGTGGCGGGCGGCCGCGTGGCCATCCGTGCCACGGCCTGGCGAATGCTGATGTCCGACACCTCCGCCATCGCCGCCTTTGAGGACCCGCGGATTCCGGCGCCGGAAGCCTGCGAACCGTACGACGCCGCAAACGTCTGGCCGGGCGGGTACATCGCCTCGTTGCGGATGCGGATTGCCGAGGGCCACCGTGCGGGTTCGGGCACCGTCTGGCTGCACACCGAGCACCCGCTGACGGACAAGGGCGACAGCAGCGAACTGGCCCGCCTGGTCGGCCTCGTGGACACCGCCAACGGGATTGCCGCGCGCGTCCCGCCGGGGAAGGGCAGCTACGCCTTCCCCAACCTGGACCTGCAGATCCACATGTACCGGCGGCCCGAAGGGGAATGGCTGGGGCTGGACAATGAGGTCTCGTTCGGGACGGACGGGATCGGCCTGACCTCGACGGTGCTGCACGACCTGCAGGGGCCGTTCGGCCGGGCGGAACAGATCCTGACCCTGCGGGCCTCCTAG
- a CDS encoding mycoredoxin produces MDFTPESGTITMFSTTWCGYCNRLKKQLDAQGIGYTEINIEEVEGTADLVETLNGGNRTVPTVLFPDGTAATNPSAAEVKSRLAA; encoded by the coding sequence GTGGATTTCACCCCCGAATCCGGCACCATCACCATGTTTTCGACCACCTGGTGCGGTTACTGCAACCGCCTGAAGAAGCAGCTGGACGCTCAGGGCATCGGTTACACCGAGATCAATATCGAAGAGGTTGAGGGCACCGCCGATCTCGTTGAGACGCTCAACGGCGGCAACCGCACCGTCCCTACGGTGCTGTTCCCGGACGGCACCGCGGCCACGAACCCTTCCGCGGCCGAGGTCAAGAGCCGGCTCGCCGCCTAG